A single region of the Candidatus Neomarinimicrobiota bacterium genome encodes:
- a CDS encoding SoxR reducing system RseC family protein → MLFNGETGIVQALDDTQITIAFSVRNACDNCSLKVICSPGKQSGQSLTMPNSGHFSIGQRIRIEEGSNLELHLALTQFGLPLLLFLSGLILGYILPQSLFPKELMAFLTALLGLGISFFVARRMVQRITDSIPEKYLRIVALKD, encoded by the coding sequence ATGCTTTTTAATGGGGAAACTGGTATTGTCCAAGCGCTGGATGATACCCAAATAACTATCGCCTTCTCAGTCAGAAATGCCTGTGATAACTGTAGTTTGAAAGTGATTTGCTCTCCAGGAAAACAGTCCGGCCAAAGCCTTACCATGCCAAATTCTGGACACTTTTCAATCGGTCAAAGAATTCGAATAGAGGAAGGGTCAAATTTAGAACTTCACCTGGCTTTAACTCAATTTGGACTTCCCCTGCTCTTATTTTTGAGTGGTCTTATCTTAGGTTATATTTTGCCTCAGTCGTTGTTTCCAAAAGAATTGATGGCTTTTTTGACAGCCTTGCTTGGCTTAGGTATCAGTTTTTTTGTTGCCCGTCGGATGGTACAACGGATCACGGATAGTATTCCTGAAAAGTACCTCAGGATTGTTGCTCTGAAGGATTAA
- a CDS encoding RnfABCDGE type electron transport complex subunit B, whose translation MDLASVTISMISMGGMGALFATGLAVANKKFHVEEDPRISQVLDALPGANCGGCGLPGCASFANTIVNGEIGLGGCPVCNDDARETIAGILGLEAAKGEKIVARVLCQGGNYESASKGDYLGIEKCTAAHITGGGDKLCLYGCLGYGECVDSCPFDAMYMSENGLPVIIEDKCTGCGNCAEACPRDIIEMHPVSDTVFIACKNQDSPRDARKVCTRACVGCSLCVRGVDEGLMTMENNLARIDYHLYGQTHELPTAKCPTQAIVLMESVPEDDPSITTRVVHEKEALSA comes from the coding sequence ATGGATCTTGCATCAGTCACAATCTCAATGATCAGCATGGGTGGTATGGGGGCTTTGTTTGCCACCGGCCTGGCCGTTGCCAATAAGAAATTCCACGTAGAGGAAGATCCCAGGATTTCTCAGGTACTGGACGCACTCCCTGGCGCCAATTGTGGTGGTTGCGGACTCCCTGGTTGCGCAAGTTTTGCCAACACTATTGTTAATGGCGAGATAGGCCTTGGTGGTTGCCCGGTATGCAATGATGATGCTCGGGAAACCATCGCCGGTATCCTGGGTCTGGAAGCTGCCAAGGGCGAAAAGATAGTGGCCCGGGTTTTATGCCAGGGTGGTAACTATGAAAGCGCTAGCAAAGGTGATTATCTTGGTATTGAAAAATGCACGGCTGCCCACATCACCGGTGGTGGTGACAAGCTTTGTCTCTACGGGTGTCTTGGCTATGGTGAATGTGTAGACTCCTGTCCCTTCGATGCCATGTATATGAGTGAAAATGGCCTGCCGGTCATTATTGAAGATAAATGTACCGGTTGCGGCAATTGTGCCGAAGCTTGTCCTCGGGATATTATTGAAATGCATCCTGTTTCAGATACAGTCTTCATTGCCTGTAAAAACCAGGATAGTCCAAGAGATGCTCGCAAGGTCTGTACCAGAGCCTGTGTTGGCTGTTCTCTGTGTGTACGAGGTGTTGATGAAGGCCTGATGACCATGGAAAACAATCTGGCCAGAATTGACTATCATCTTTATGGTCAAACCCATGAACTACCTACCGCAAAATGTCCCACCCAGGCCATTGTTCTCATGGAAAGTGTGCCGGAAGATGATCCCTCAATAACAACCCGGGTTGTACATGAAAAAGAAGCGCTCAGTGCCTAA